The proteins below are encoded in one region of Hordeum vulgare subsp. vulgare chromosome 3H, MorexV3_pseudomolecules_assembly, whole genome shotgun sequence:
- the LOC123445260 gene encoding uncharacterized protein LOC123445260, producing the protein MNTDEANPVGSALTHQVDGISQIFVKDSVAQKMKHPSSLHYYNGFIKLGNKTENLESTVVTVLGFSTTEIGKIHYDNLANFDHPGIIEAFAYGVGTGKHSNNSFLAVTKFQTTFEGYLRRDGLAVDQQNRFTENFINLFRDVIVAMEELHSQGYYCPKLHGSHIAIISEGDSQRARLWRFGKIKGDTEAAISRSKALDWLRLGGLIVGVCLTPESNDLYLRITKNGLQGTNILKHYSLLTVREKFQNILCLQQYVSLNLKVPQTESRYLIASDLSLQTLEENLDRKHHWAILPFVNRTTEKGTIKTLRGFIYSLRTIIEHEVRYLTPELLKESDGIFKDLEHHMQQEWEPLYRTLQEIAVQLNLEY; encoded by the exons ATGAACACAGATGAAGCTAATCCTGTTGGGTCTGCACTTACCCATCAA GTTGATGGCATAAGTCAGATATTTGTAAAAGATAGTGTTGCTCAAAAAATGAAACATCCCTCTTCTTTGCACTATTACAATGGATTTATCAAATTGGGTAACAAAACTGAAAATTTGGAGTCAACTGTTGTAACTGTATTGGGCTTCTCAACTACAGAAATTGGGAAGATTCATTATGACAATCTTGCAAATTTTGATCATCCGGGAATAATTGAAGCTTTTGCATATGGAGTTGGCACAGGAAAACACTCGAATAACTCCTTTCTGGCCGTGACAAAATTTCAAACTACATTTGAAGGATACCTTCGGAGAGATGGTCTGGCTGTTGACCAGCAAAACCGATTTACGGAAAACTTTATAAACTTGTTCAG GGATGTCATTGTAGCCATGGAGGAGCTGCATTCTCAAGGCTATTATTGCCCAAAGCTTCATGGAAGTCATATTGCAATCATCAGCGAAGGCGATTCACAAAGGGCGAGATTGTGGAGGTTTGGTAAAATCAAAGGAG ATACTGAAGCAGCAATAAGCAGGTCCAAAGCTCTTGATTGGCTTAGATTGGGAGGCCTGATTGTGGGTGTATGTTTAACCCCAGAGTCTAATGATCTTTATCTGAGAATTACCAAGAACGGACTGCAAGG GACAAACATTCTGAAGCATTATTCCTTGTTAACCGTCAGAGAAAAATTTCAAAATATTCTGTGCTTGCAACAATATGTATCACTCAATCTGAAGGTACCACAAACGGAATCAAGATATTTGATAGCATCTGATCTGAGTTTGCAAACATTGGAGGAGAATTTGGATAGAAAACATCATTGGGCCATACTTCCCTTTGTGAATCGAACAACTGAAAAAGGTACCATCAAAACATTAAGGGGCTTCATATACTCCTTGAGGACAATTATTGAACATGAAGTTCGTTACCTTACGCCCGAG TTACTGAAAGAATCTGACGGAATATTCAAGGATCTCGAACACCATATGCAACAGGAATGGGAACCATTGTACCGGACATTGCAAGAGATTGCAGTGCAATTGAATTTGGAATATTGA